A window of Lepidochelys kempii isolate rLepKem1 chromosome 1, rLepKem1.hap2, whole genome shotgun sequence contains these coding sequences:
- the LOC140907409 gene encoding ecto-ADP-ribosyltransferase 5-like isoform X2 — protein MTFLLIAVTYLCAHTLMDIPQVTCQPVLDMAYDAFDDRYIGCTEDMENIIKSKLLQKEKSTHKVFSKRWEAAKKQWNEKKKNLSLPKEFKDENGIAILAYTSGNRISLHKEFNKAVREAGKSRTYYLKHFPFKALHFYLTRALQLLKRDCAEMYETEVYRGVHSHRYKKRGSMVRFGTFTSSSVDWAIAQRFGSATFFTIRTCFGVPIADFSYIQDEKEVLIPVYERFRVFNFTQDKNGNAFVLHSTNRTFSRYNCAYIEGKKGRGGALRLEGFHASGALRAGRAEAEAETT, from the exons ATGACATTTCTGCTGATCGCCGTGACTTACCTTTGCGCTCACACGTTGATGGACATCCCTCAG GTGACTTGCCAGCCGGTGCTGGACATGGCATATGATGCTTTTGATGACCGCTATATTGGCTGCACAGAAGATATGGAAAATATAATCAAATCTAAACTGCTGCAGAAAGAGAAGTCAACGCACAAGGTGTTTAGCAAAAGATGGGAAGCTGCAAAAAAACAATGGAATGAGAAGAAGAAAAACCTCTCTCTGCCTAAAGAGTTTAAGGATGAGAATGGAATAGCAATCCTGGCCTATACCAGTGGAAATCGGATATCTCTGCACAAGGAGTTCAACAAAGCTGTGAGAGAGGCTGGTAAATCCCGAACATATTATCTCAAACATTTCCCATTCAAAGCCCTTCATTTTTATTTGACCAGAGCGTTGCAGCTCCTGAAGAGAGACTGTGCTGAGATGTACGAGACGGAGGTGTACAGGGGAGTCCATTCTCACCGCTACAAGAAGAGAGGTAGCATGGTCCGGTTTGGGACATTTACCTCTTCATCTGTAGACTGGGCCATAGCTCAGAGATTTGGCTCGGCCACATTTTTCACCATCCGGACGTGCTTCGGGGTCCCCATTGCAGACTTCTCTTATATCCAAGACGAAAAAGAAGTGCTGATTCCTGTCTATGAGAGATTTAGGGTGTTCAACTTCACCCAGGACAAGAACGGCAACGCATTTGTCCTCCACAGCACAAACCGGACCTTCAGCCGTTACAACTGTGCCTACATAGAAG GAAAGAAAGGGCGAGGGGGGGCCTTGCGCTTGGAAGGATTTCACGCATCCGGAGCACTTCGGGCTGGGCGTGCCGAAGCAGAGGCAGAAACCACGTGA
- the LOC140907409 gene encoding ecto-ADP-ribosyltransferase 5-like isoform X1 yields MTSIALEQGSQGRHFFWLMMRFSWNFLPVPQVKMTFLLIAVTYLCAHTLMDIPQVTCQPVLDMAYDAFDDRYIGCTEDMENIIKSKLLQKEKSTHKVFSKRWEAAKKQWNEKKKNLSLPKEFKDENGIAILAYTSGNRISLHKEFNKAVREAGKSRTYYLKHFPFKALHFYLTRALQLLKRDCAEMYETEVYRGVHSHRYKKRGSMVRFGTFTSSSVDWAIAQRFGSATFFTIRTCFGVPIADFSYIQDEKEVLIPVYERFRVFNFTQDKNGNAFVLHSTNRTFSRYNCAYIEGKKGRGGALRLEGFHASGALRAGRAEAEAETT; encoded by the exons ATGACCTCAATCGCCTTGGAACaagggagccagggcaggcattTCTTTTGGTTGATGATGAGATTCTCATGGAATTTTCTTCCTGTCCCCCAGGTGAAGATGACATTTCTGCTGATCGCCGTGACTTACCTTTGCGCTCACACGTTGATGGACATCCCTCAG GTGACTTGCCAGCCGGTGCTGGACATGGCATATGATGCTTTTGATGACCGCTATATTGGCTGCACAGAAGATATGGAAAATATAATCAAATCTAAACTGCTGCAGAAAGAGAAGTCAACGCACAAGGTGTTTAGCAAAAGATGGGAAGCTGCAAAAAAACAATGGAATGAGAAGAAGAAAAACCTCTCTCTGCCTAAAGAGTTTAAGGATGAGAATGGAATAGCAATCCTGGCCTATACCAGTGGAAATCGGATATCTCTGCACAAGGAGTTCAACAAAGCTGTGAGAGAGGCTGGTAAATCCCGAACATATTATCTCAAACATTTCCCATTCAAAGCCCTTCATTTTTATTTGACCAGAGCGTTGCAGCTCCTGAAGAGAGACTGTGCTGAGATGTACGAGACGGAGGTGTACAGGGGAGTCCATTCTCACCGCTACAAGAAGAGAGGTAGCATGGTCCGGTTTGGGACATTTACCTCTTCATCTGTAGACTGGGCCATAGCTCAGAGATTTGGCTCGGCCACATTTTTCACCATCCGGACGTGCTTCGGGGTCCCCATTGCAGACTTCTCTTATATCCAAGACGAAAAAGAAGTGCTGATTCCTGTCTATGAGAGATTTAGGGTGTTCAACTTCACCCAGGACAAGAACGGCAACGCATTTGTCCTCCACAGCACAAACCGGACCTTCAGCCGTTACAACTGTGCCTACATAGAAG GAAAGAAAGGGCGAGGGGGGGCCTTGCGCTTGGAAGGATTTCACGCATCCGGAGCACTTCGGGCTGGGCGTGCCGAAGCAGAGGCAGAAACCACGTGA